Proteins encoded by one window of Flavobacterium sp. N502540:
- a CDS encoding glycosyltransferase, whose amino-acid sequence MSIDYSANKTILVAPLNWGLGHATRCIPIIKALQENNYIPIIASDGVALALLRKEFPYIQTLELPSYHIEYAKNAKNFKWKLIKNLPKMIVAILDEKKIVKSWIKKHGIDGIISDNRLGVFSKKVPSVFMTHQLNVMTGNTTWFTSKCHQHIIKKYTECWVPDTNDTVNLTGELGHLKTDGLNLKYIGPLSRMRKKDTPKVYDLMIILSGPEPQRTFLDEKLQKEVANYKGKVVFVQGIVEKIQTKWQAGNVTYYNFMNSKQLEQTFNESEFVLCRSGYTTVMDLAKLGKKAFFIPTPGQYEQEYLAIKLQNENLVPYAMQDDFTIEDLSKVKSFKGLTQFNDTIDWDTLFTVFEDEN is encoded by the coding sequence ATGAGCATTGACTATTCTGCGAACAAAACAATTTTAGTTGCTCCATTAAACTGGGGATTAGGTCATGCGACAAGATGCATCCCTATTATAAAAGCGCTTCAGGAAAACAATTACATCCCGATAATTGCTTCTGACGGTGTTGCTTTAGCATTGTTACGAAAAGAGTTTCCATACATTCAAACCCTTGAATTACCATCTTATCATATCGAATACGCCAAGAACGCTAAAAACTTCAAATGGAAGCTGATTAAAAACCTGCCAAAAATGATTGTTGCCATTCTTGACGAGAAGAAAATTGTAAAAAGCTGGATTAAAAAACACGGAATAGATGGTATTATTTCGGATAACCGACTGGGGGTTTTCAGTAAAAAAGTTCCTTCTGTTTTTATGACCCATCAATTGAATGTCATGACCGGAAATACGACCTGGTTTACCAGTAAATGCCATCAGCATATTATAAAAAAATACACGGAGTGCTGGGTTCCGGACACGAATGATACGGTAAATCTAACCGGAGAATTGGGCCATCTTAAAACCGACGGCCTGAACTTAAAATATATTGGTCCATTAAGCAGAATGCGTAAAAAGGACACTCCGAAAGTATATGATCTGATGATTATCCTATCAGGACCTGAACCTCAGCGTACTTTTTTGGACGAAAAATTACAGAAAGAAGTTGCCAATTATAAAGGTAAAGTAGTGTTTGTTCAGGGTATTGTGGAAAAAATACAAACCAAATGGCAAGCCGGAAATGTTACATATTATAATTTCATGAACTCTAAACAGCTGGAACAGACTTTTAACGAAAGTGAATTTGTATTATGCCGCTCGGGTTACACGACCGTTATGGATTTGGCAAAATTAGGCAAGAAAGCCTTTTTTATTCCAACCCCGGGACAATACGAGCAGGAATATCTGGCCATAAAACTTCAGAATGAAAATTTAGTACCTTATGCAATGCAAGACGACTTTACGATTGAAGATCTTTCAAAAGTAAAGTCGTTTAAAGGTCTGACTCAATTTAACGATACGATAGACTGGGATACTCTGTTTACCGTTTTTGAGGATGAAAACTAG
- a CDS encoding OprO/OprP family phosphate-selective porin, with amino-acid sequence MKIRLIAILLLIACVSNAQDLSKEEVKKEVVRLLDSINKAKLPDTPSEKNDDETDKDRWYDKISLRGYAQIRYNGLFSTNDKVSCDQCDRSWGTTSTAPDAKANNGLFIRRARLVFSGQVHPNVFFYFQPDFASSPVTGVQNFVQVRDLYFDLSFDKKREYRLRVGQSKIPYGFENMQSSGQRLTLDRNDALNSAILNERDLGMFFYWAPAKIRERFEMLVKDGYKGSGDYGVFAFGVYNGQIANRLDGNRDLNVVARVTYPFVIGSQIIEPGIQAYAGKWAFSGEISSGVKVNNSQHVKDQRVGATFVLYPRPFGIQTEYNIGKGPRYNAVTNSVDETDLDGGYVLLNYKLDIKKQHIYPFAKFQYYDGGKKYEKDARSYVVRDYEFGIEWQPLKAFELTAEYVIADRTFIDSALPVNRQQGNLLRLQAQFNF; translated from the coding sequence ATGAAAATAAGACTAATAGCAATTCTATTGCTAATTGCTTGTGTATCAAACGCACAGGATTTAAGTAAAGAAGAGGTAAAAAAAGAAGTAGTACGTCTTCTTGATTCAATCAACAAAGCAAAACTGCCAGACACTCCATCCGAAAAGAATGATGATGAAACGGATAAAGATCGTTGGTACGATAAGATTTCTTTAAGAGGTTATGCACAAATACGATACAATGGTTTGTTTTCTACAAATGATAAAGTATCGTGTGATCAGTGCGACAGATCATGGGGGACAACTTCTACTGCCCCGGATGCAAAAGCAAACAATGGTTTATTTATCAGACGTGCACGTTTAGTGTTTTCCGGTCAGGTTCATCCAAATGTATTTTTCTATTTTCAACCTGATTTTGCGAGTTCTCCGGTAACCGGAGTTCAGAATTTTGTTCAGGTTCGGGATTTATATTTTGACCTTTCTTTTGATAAGAAGAGAGAGTACAGATTACGTGTCGGGCAGAGTAAAATACCATACGGTTTCGAGAATATGCAGTCAAGTGGACAGCGTTTAACTTTAGATCGAAACGATGCGTTGAACAGTGCAATATTAAACGAACGTGATTTAGGAATGTTTTTTTACTGGGCTCCGGCTAAAATCAGAGAACGTTTTGAAATGTTGGTAAAAGACGGTTATAAAGGATCAGGTGATTATGGCGTTTTCGCTTTTGGAGTTTACAATGGGCAGATCGCGAATAGATTAGATGGAAACAGAGATTTGAATGTGGTGGCAAGAGTAACGTACCCATTTGTAATTGGAAGTCAGATTATCGAACCTGGAATTCAGGCTTATGCCGGAAAATGGGCTTTTTCAGGTGAAATTTCATCAGGAGTTAAAGTGAACAATTCGCAGCACGTAAAAGATCAAAGGGTTGGAGCAACCTTTGTACTGTATCCAAGACCTTTCGGAATTCAGACAGAGTACAATATCGGAAAAGGACCAAGATACAATGCTGTAACTAATTCAGTAGATGAAACAGATTTAGACGGAGGTTATGTTCTACTGAATTACAAATTAGACATTAAAAAACAGCATATCTATCCTTTTGCCAAATTTCAATATTATGACGGAGGAAAAAAATACGAGAAAGATGCCAGAAGTTATGTAGTGAGAGACTATGAGTTTGGTATAGAATGGCAGCCTCTGAAAGCCTTTGAGCTTACTGCGGAATATGTGATTGCCGACAGAACATTCATAGACAGTGCACTTCCTGTGAACAGACAACAAGGAAATTTATTGCGTTTGCAGGCACAGTTTAACTTCTAG
- a CDS encoding sensor histidine kinase: MKINFKKTYKFAVKSALYISLFATGFVMILMSLFYKNQLKYQFAFGIIFIISIYAFSFLVLQYRVERFIYRRVKKIYDEVSLLETTTLINQPITTDMETLSREVKKFATDKKLEIEMLEIREQYRREFLGNVSHELKTPLFTVQGYVSTLLDGAMEDKNIRKKYLKRAEKGVERLIYIVEDLDMITKLESGDLDLIMSDFDIVELIQNVFDLLEMKADKKKIKLAFESKNIKSVIIRGDKDRIQQVLENLIVNSIKYGKEGGLTEVGVVNLTKKKVLIRISDNGEGVEKQNIPRLFERFYRVDKSGTRSEGGSGLGLAIVKHIIEAHKEKVYVESEFGIGSEFSFTLEKANKTVKAEVK, translated from the coding sequence ATGAAAATTAATTTTAAAAAAACATACAAATTTGCTGTAAAGTCAGCATTATACATAAGTCTTTTTGCAACAGGATTTGTGATGATATTGATGTCTTTATTTTATAAAAATCAATTAAAGTATCAATTTGCATTCGGAATAATCTTTATAATATCTATTTATGCTTTTTCATTTTTGGTTTTGCAATATCGAGTGGAGCGTTTTATTTACAGAAGAGTCAAGAAGATATACGATGAGGTTTCGTTATTAGAGACCACAACGCTTATCAATCAGCCTATAACTACTGATATGGAAACGCTTTCACGCGAGGTGAAAAAGTTTGCCACCGATAAAAAGCTGGAAATTGAAATGCTGGAGATTAGGGAGCAATACCGACGTGAGTTTCTTGGAAATGTTTCGCATGAGCTGAAAACGCCTTTGTTTACGGTTCAGGGTTATGTTTCGACTTTGCTGGATGGTGCTATGGAAGATAAGAACATTCGAAAAAAATATTTAAAGAGAGCTGAGAAAGGGGTTGAGCGATTGATTTATATCGTTGAAGATCTGGACATGATCACCAAATTAGAATCAGGAGACCTGGATTTAATCATGAGTGATTTTGATATTGTAGAACTGATTCAGAACGTTTTCGATTTATTGGAGATGAAAGCCGACAAAAAGAAAATTAAACTGGCTTTTGAAAGCAAGAATATTAAGTCAGTAATCATTCGCGGAGATAAGGACAGAATTCAGCAAGTTCTGGAAAACCTGATCGTGAACTCTATTAAGTACGGTAAAGAAGGTGGTTTGACTGAGGTGGGAGTGGTTAACCTAACCAAGAAAAAAGTACTGATTCGTATTAGTGATAATGGTGAAGGTGTTGAGAAACAAAATATACCGAGACTTTTCGAACGCTTTTACAGAGTTGATAAAAGTGGAACCCGTTCAGAGGGTGGTTCCGGATTAGGATTGGCTATTGTAAAGCACATTATTGAAGCACATAAAGAGAAAGTATATGTAGAAAGTGAGTTCGGAATTGGTTCTGAATTTTCTTTTACGCTTGAAAAAGCAAATAAAACCGTAAAAGCTGAAGTTAAATAA
- a CDS encoding response regulator transcription factor: MKKTQTKILLVDDEPDILEIVGYNLAQEGYQIVTASNGKEAIAKAQKELPELIIMDVMMAEMDGMEACEHIRKIPELNNVIITFLTARSEDYSQVAGFDAGADDYITKPIKPKLLVSKVKALLRRLKEQEVVSDTLNVGGIEINREEYKIIKGNVEIALPRKEFELFYLLASKPGKVFKRDEILDKVWGNEVVVGGRTIDVHIRKLREKIGEDLFKTIKGVGYKFEV, from the coding sequence ATGAAAAAAACACAAACCAAGATTTTACTAGTTGACGATGAACCAGATATCTTAGAAATCGTTGGCTATAACCTTGCTCAGGAAGGCTACCAGATTGTAACTGCCTCTAACGGAAAAGAAGCAATTGCAAAGGCTCAGAAAGAATTGCCGGAATTGATTATTATGGATGTAATGATGGCAGAAATGGATGGAATGGAAGCTTGCGAACACATCAGAAAAATTCCCGAATTAAATAATGTTATCATAACATTCCTTACAGCAAGAAGTGAAGATTATTCACAAGTAGCTGGTTTTGATGCAGGTGCAGATGATTATATTACCAAGCCAATAAAACCGAAATTATTGGTCTCTAAAGTAAAGGCTCTGTTAAGAAGGTTAAAAGAACAAGAAGTCGTAAGTGATACTTTAAATGTAGGCGGAATAGAGATTAACCGTGAAGAATACAAGATCATTAAAGGTAACGTTGAGATTGCCTTGCCAAGAAAAGAGTTTGAATTGTTTTACCTGTTAGCCTCAAAACCGGGGAAAGTTTTTAAAAGAGACGAAATTCTCGATAAAGTCTGGGGAAATGAAGTGGTAGTAGGAGGAAGAACGATTGATGTTCATATTCGAAAACTTCGCGAAAAAATTGGAGAAGACCTTTTTAAAACAATAAAAGGAGTAGGTTATAAATTTGAAGTTTAG
- a CDS encoding TonB-dependent receptor, with translation MKFNLKFLFITLFICTISIAQNKGTISGVLTDKETNNEALPFANVLLKGTNISANTDIEGKYSLNVNPGNYIIIFSFVGYESVEKPVTVKANETITVNQVLSSGSFTLKDVVVKSTGASKQKESALLLDQKNAVSFKAAIGAEEISRKGVNDVANAVAKVSGVSKQDDSGNVFVRGLGDRYNVTTLNGLPLPSNNPANKNILLEIFSTNIVDNIGISKTFESQNYADFGGANIDISAKKFNGKPFVTFSIGTGANTNVLGQDHFYLQDGPTYTGFKKVGVPNAPLQPYSYATSWDRKENKNILNAFYTLSAGKRFTINDESSIGTFVTGSFSAKNKYTEGYSRGGITSDGDIFSDFMRTSYKHSTTTTVMGTADYKINNKNSIFFTSLFLNSSDQDYSEYEGTNQNFDGGGDALQQISGFIKRGTFERTQLIVNQLTGKNKFNDQWNLNWGVGYSMSNSSIPDRMQNSFVYAPNAKDYTFFTNSNINNHRFFQDLKENEIAANIALSYNFNKKSDDTYKGKITVGYSGKFKDVDYNMEQYSFFPNRTSISFPKEDIHHVDKYLNQANWGSSYSNRINQVYNGNLDINAAFANVQYSLTDRLSVILGARLEQLTQNVFYITTTVPNGDNSNDSKFNILPSLISKYTLTDKQNLKFSASKTYTLPQFKEKVPIIYEDVAQAYEGNPRLYASTNYNFDLGWEFFPKSSELISVTAFGKIIQNPINEMFLNSSSNDISYANTGDKATVAGVEVEFRKEIFEIEKDNNLKTKLSFDANGSYLYTNQDLSNDKVNNENNFGANFTFTESKLTGASNFLANANLSFLNEYREGKDFSATISYSYFSDKLAVIGTSRVGNLVDKAVNKLDFIANASLTKNLKLGLIYNNILNPTFKRVQEQGKVPGKESIGDITAVSYKAGSDFRLTLNYTF, from the coding sequence ATGAAATTCAATTTAAAATTTCTATTTATCACATTATTCATCTGTACGATTTCGATCGCACAAAACAAAGGTACGATTTCTGGTGTATTAACCGACAAAGAAACCAACAATGAAGCCCTACCTTTTGCAAATGTTTTATTAAAGGGAACAAACATTAGCGCAAACACTGACATTGAGGGAAAATATTCCTTAAATGTAAATCCGGGAAATTACATCATTATTTTTAGTTTCGTTGGATATGAATCTGTAGAAAAGCCAGTTACTGTAAAAGCAAATGAAACAATCACTGTAAATCAGGTACTTTCTTCAGGAAGTTTTACACTTAAAGATGTTGTTGTAAAATCGACAGGTGCAAGCAAGCAAAAAGAATCGGCATTACTTTTAGATCAGAAAAATGCAGTTTCCTTTAAAGCAGCTATTGGAGCAGAGGAAATTTCAAGAAAAGGAGTTAACGACGTTGCAAATGCTGTTGCTAAAGTAAGTGGTGTTTCGAAACAGGATGACTCCGGAAATGTTTTCGTAAGAGGATTAGGAGATCGTTATAATGTAACAACTTTAAACGGACTTCCTTTACCATCAAACAATCCGGCAAACAAAAATATTTTATTGGAAATTTTCTCTACAAATATTGTAGACAATATCGGAATTAGTAAAACTTTTGAATCTCAAAATTATGCAGATTTCGGAGGAGCAAATATTGATATCAGCGCAAAAAAATTCAATGGAAAACCATTCGTTACTTTTTCAATTGGAACAGGAGCTAACACAAACGTATTAGGTCAGGATCATTTTTATTTGCAAGACGGACCTACTTATACCGGATTTAAAAAAGTTGGCGTTCCTAATGCTCCACTTCAGCCATATAGCTATGCGACAAGCTGGGACAGAAAAGAAAACAAGAATATATTAAATGCTTTCTATACGTTATCTGCCGGTAAAAGATTTACCATAAATGACGAAAGCTCAATCGGTACTTTTGTTACTGGTTCCTTCAGCGCAAAAAATAAATATACCGAAGGATACAGCAGAGGAGGAATTACTTCTGATGGAGATATCTTTTCTGACTTTATGAGAACGTCATACAAACATAGCACCACTACAACTGTTATGGGTACTGCTGATTATAAAATCAACAACAAAAATTCAATCTTTTTTACTTCTTTATTCTTAAATTCAAGTGATCAGGATTACAGTGAGTACGAAGGAACAAACCAGAATTTTGACGGTGGCGGAGATGCTCTTCAACAAATTTCAGGTTTTATCAAACGTGGAACTTTTGAAAGAACTCAATTAATTGTAAATCAATTAACAGGAAAAAACAAATTCAACGATCAGTGGAATTTAAACTGGGGAGTAGGATACAGTATGTCTAACAGTTCAATTCCGGATCGTATGCAAAACTCATTTGTATACGCCCCTAATGCTAAAGATTATACATTTTTCACCAACTCTAACATCAACAATCACCGATTCTTTCAAGACTTAAAGGAAAATGAAATCGCTGCAAATATTGCATTATCATATAATTTCAACAAAAAAAGCGATGATACGTACAAAGGAAAAATAACTGTTGGTTATTCAGGAAAGTTCAAAGATGTCGATTACAACATGGAACAATATTCATTCTTCCCGAACAGAACTAGCATTTCTTTCCCTAAAGAAGATATTCATCACGTAGACAAGTATTTAAATCAAGCAAATTGGGGTTCCTCTTATTCAAACAGAATTAACCAAGTGTACAATGGAAATTTAGATATTAATGCTGCATTTGCAAATGTTCAGTATTCGTTAACAGATAGATTAAGTGTAATATTGGGAGCAAGATTAGAGCAATTAACTCAAAATGTTTTCTATATCACCACTACAGTTCCAAATGGTGATAATTCTAATGATTCAAAGTTTAACATTTTACCAAGTTTAATCTCGAAATACACCTTGACAGATAAGCAAAATTTAAAATTCTCTGCAAGTAAAACCTATACACTTCCTCAGTTTAAAGAAAAAGTACCAATTATTTACGAAGATGTTGCACAGGCATACGAAGGAAACCCAAGATTATATGCTTCAACAAATTACAACTTCGATTTAGGATGGGAATTTTTCCCAAAAAGTTCAGAATTAATCTCTGTAACTGCTTTTGGAAAAATTATTCAAAACCCAATCAACGAAATGTTTCTAAACTCTTCTTCAAATGATATTTCTTATGCAAATACAGGTGATAAAGCTACAGTAGCCGGAGTTGAAGTAGAATTTAGAAAAGAGATTTTCGAAATTGAAAAAGACAACAACTTAAAAACAAAACTTAGTTTTGACGCAAACGGGTCTTATTTATACACCAACCAAGACCTAAGCAATGATAAAGTAAACAACGAAAATAATTTTGGAGCAAACTTTACTTTTACTGAAAGTAAATTAACAGGAGCTTCTAATTTTTTAGCAAATGCTAACTTATCATTTTTAAATGAATACAGAGAAGGAAAGGATTTCAGCGCAACAATATCTTATTCTTATTTTTCAGATAAATTGGCTGTTATTGGAACTTCAAGAGTAGGTAACCTGGTTGACAAAGCTGTAAACAAATTAGACTTTATCGCTAATGCAAGTTTAACTAAAAACTTAAAATTAGGTCTTATTTACAATAACATCCTGAACCCAACTTTCAAACGTGTACAAGAGCAAGGAAAAGTACCGGGAAAAGAATCTATTGGTGATATTACAGCAGTTTCATACAAAGCAGGTTCAGATTTCAGACTTACTTTAAACTACACATTCTAA
- a CDS encoding T9SS type A sorting domain-containing protein — protein sequence MAKNYFYITFLLAFFFTVSASAQDSKQLPKPQQVATIEGLSLYPNPVTGGKVTISSKNDLEKEIIIFDVLGKKVLQTHLSSRELNVSDLVPGVYIIKISEENASATRKLIIR from the coding sequence ATGGCAAAAAATTACTTTTATATTACTTTCTTATTGGCTTTTTTCTTTACTGTAAGTGCCTCAGCACAAGACAGTAAGCAATTACCAAAACCTCAACAGGTAGCAACCATTGAGGGTCTAAGCTTGTACCCTAACCCCGTAACCGGTGGAAAAGTAACCATCTCCTCTAAAAATGATTTAGAAAAAGAGATTATCATCTTTGATGTTCTGGGTAAAAAGGTACTTCAAACACATTTAAGTTCTCGAGAATTAAACGTTTCTGATCTGGTTCCAGGCGTTTACATCATCAAAATAAGCGAAGAAAATGCTTCGGCAACACGAAAACTCATTATTCGATAA
- a CDS encoding acyl transferase — translation MITANDIFTISSQKQFEKIALKVFRFQHENNVVYRDFCDFLKVNPQQVKSLEQIPFLPIQFFKSHNVVSNNDPAQVTFTSSGTTGMITSRHIVTDVSLYEESYRNGFSQFYGNIEDYVVLALLPSYLERDGSSLIYMVEDLIKLSNQPESGFYLHNHDDLIKKLTALDESGQNVILIGVTYALLDLIEKHQFNLQNTIIMETGGMKGKRKEMIREELHEQLCAGFGVSAIHSEYGMTELLGQAYSLGEGVFECPSWMHILVRDPEDALTYLKDGKTGGINVIDLANINSCSFIATQDLGKKNPNNSFEVLGRFDNSDIRGCNLMVL, via the coding sequence TTGATCACAGCCAACGATATATTCACGATTTCGAGTCAGAAACAATTTGAGAAAATAGCACTAAAAGTGTTTCGTTTTCAACATGAGAATAACGTTGTCTATCGTGATTTTTGCGATTTTTTAAAAGTAAATCCACAACAGGTAAAATCATTGGAACAAATTCCTTTTTTACCCATTCAGTTTTTCAAAAGTCATAATGTAGTTTCTAATAACGATCCTGCTCAGGTAACTTTTACCAGCAGCGGAACTACAGGCATGATTACCAGCAGACATATTGTGACCGATGTAAGTCTTTACGAAGAAAGTTATCGCAACGGATTTTCACAATTCTATGGCAATATCGAAGATTATGTTGTTTTAGCCCTTTTGCCGTCTTATCTCGAGCGCGATGGATCTTCGTTAATCTATATGGTCGAGGATCTAATAAAGCTCTCCAATCAGCCTGAAAGTGGGTTTTACCTGCACAATCATGACGACCTGATTAAAAAACTAACCGCTTTAGACGAATCCGGTCAAAATGTAATCCTGATAGGTGTTACTTACGCCTTACTCGATTTAATTGAAAAACATCAGTTCAATCTTCAGAATACTATCATTATGGAGACAGGCGGCATGAAAGGTAAACGAAAAGAAATGATTCGTGAGGAATTACACGAGCAGCTTTGTGCAGGTTTCGGTGTTTCGGCTATTCACTCAGAATACGGCATGACCGAACTTCTGGGACAAGCTTATTCTCTGGGTGAAGGTGTATTTGAATGCCCTTCGTGGATGCACATTTTGGTTCGCGATCCCGAAGATGCCTTAACATATCTAAAAGACGGAAAAACTGGCGGAATCAATGTGATTGATTTGGCCAATATCAATTCCTGTTCCTTTATCGCCACTCAGGATTTAGGTAAAAAAAATCCCAACAACTCTTTCGAGGTATTGGGACGTTTTGATAATTCTGATATTCGTGGCTGTAACCTAATGGTACTTTAG
- the tyrS gene encoding tyrosine--tRNA ligase: MKNLVEELKWRGLYHDSMPGTEEQLLKEVTAAYIGFDPTADSLHIGSMVQIILLVHLKNFGHQPIALVGGATGMIGDPSGKSDERNLLNEETLAKNVAGIKSVLSRFLDFNSKEANAPVMVNNYDWMKEFSFIDFAREVGKRITVNYMMAKDSVKKRFAGDGVGMSFTEFTYQLIQGYDFYHLYKNNNCVLQMGGSDQWGNITTGTELVRRMGGESAKAFALTTPLITKADGSKFGKSEGGNVWLDADKTSVYKFYQFWVNSTDVDAEKYIKIFTFLDKETIEALIEEHRTAPHLRVLQKKLAEVITIFVHSEEELEKAIQASNILFGNSTAEDLKKLDEATFLEVFDGVPQAEIAKADLENGLEIITVLNEKTGFFKSNGEARRALTANSISVNREKIKEDFVLTASDLINDQFVLLQSGKKNYFVIRVV; encoded by the coding sequence ATGAAGAATCTAGTTGAAGAATTAAAGTGGCGCGGGTTATATCATGATAGCATGCCAGGAACGGAAGAACAATTGCTAAAAGAGGTAACTGCTGCTTATATAGGTTTCGACCCAACAGCAGATTCGCTGCACATTGGCAGCATGGTTCAGATTATTTTATTGGTTCACTTAAAGAATTTTGGACATCAGCCTATTGCTTTGGTGGGAGGTGCAACCGGTATGATTGGTGATCCGTCGGGGAAATCTGACGAAAGAAATCTGTTGAATGAAGAAACTTTGGCTAAGAACGTTGCCGGTATCAAAAGTGTTTTGTCGCGTTTTCTTGACTTTAATTCAAAAGAAGCAAATGCTCCTGTTATGGTAAACAACTATGACTGGATGAAGGAATTCTCATTTATTGATTTTGCACGTGAAGTTGGAAAACGTATCACGGTAAATTATATGATGGCGAAGGATTCCGTTAAAAAGAGATTTGCCGGAGACGGTGTAGGAATGTCTTTTACAGAGTTTACCTATCAGTTAATTCAGGGTTACGATTTTTATCATTTATATAAGAATAACAATTGCGTGCTTCAAATGGGAGGTTCGGACCAATGGGGAAATATCACCACGGGAACGGAATTGGTACGCAGAATGGGAGGAGAAAGTGCAAAAGCTTTTGCATTGACAACGCCATTGATTACAAAAGCAGACGGATCTAAATTTGGAAAATCTGAAGGTGGAAATGTTTGGCTGGATGCTGATAAAACTTCAGTGTATAAATTTTACCAGTTTTGGGTGAATTCAACTGATGTTGATGCAGAGAAATACATCAAAATCTTTACGTTTTTAGATAAAGAAACAATTGAAGCTTTAATCGAAGAGCACAGAACGGCTCCGCATTTAAGAGTTTTACAAAAGAAATTGGCAGAAGTAATTACCATTTTTGTTCACTCTGAAGAAGAATTGGAAAAAGCAATTCAGGCCTCGAATATTTTGTTTGGAAATTCTACAGCCGAAGATTTGAAGAAACTGGATGAAGCTACTTTTTTAGAAGTTTTTGACGGTGTTCCTCAGGCTGAAATCGCAAAAGCCGATTTAGAAAACGGTTTGGAGATTATTACAGTTTTAAACGAAAAAACAGGTTTTTTTAAATCAAACGGAGAAGCGAGACGTGCCTTAACCGCAAATTCGATCTCGGTGAACAGAGAAAAAATAAAAGAAGATTTTGTTCTAACAGCAAGTGATTTAATCAACGATCAGTTTGTGTTATTACAAAGCGGAAAGAAGAATTATTTTGTGATTAGAGTGGTTTAG
- a CDS encoding NAD-dependent epimerase/dehydratase family protein: MVLITGGTGLVGAHLLLHLIENGENVRAIYRTQNNIQKTKSVFELYKKVDLFEKIEWLEADILDVPSLETAFSGIDYVYHCAALISFDPKDEELLRKTNIEGTANMVNFSIAKDVKKFCFISSIAALGDLAAHETYITEETDWNPEKPHSDYAISKYGAEMEVWRGLQEGLDVIILNPGVILGPIPKNKTHIQGSAELYAKVANGLSFYTLGSTGFITITDVVKIASTLMKSDIKNERFTLIADNIVFKNILNTIADALKVKRPTIHATPLFMNFLWIADGIFSTLFFQKRRLTKATAKASYSSNLYSNEKIKTALGTVFQDVHAYIKDVSRL, encoded by the coding sequence ATGGTATTAATAACAGGAGGTACAGGTTTAGTTGGCGCACATTTATTACTTCATCTGATTGAGAACGGAGAAAACGTTCGGGCTATTTACAGAACTCAAAATAACATTCAAAAAACCAAATCGGTTTTTGAGCTGTACAAAAAAGTGGATCTGTTTGAAAAAATAGAATGGCTTGAAGCCGATATCCTGGATGTTCCCTCTTTAGAAACTGCGTTCTCAGGTATTGATTACGTCTACCATTGCGCTGCTTTGATTTCATTTGATCCAAAAGACGAAGAATTGCTTCGAAAAACCAATATCGAAGGAACCGCCAATATGGTTAATTTTTCTATTGCCAAAGACGTAAAAAAGTTCTGTTTTATAAGTTCTATTGCTGCTTTAGGTGATTTAGCAGCTCACGAAACTTATATCACTGAAGAAACAGACTGGAATCCCGAAAAACCTCATAGTGATTACGCGATTTCTAAATACGGAGCCGAAATGGAAGTCTGGCGCGGTTTACAGGAAGGTTTAGATGTAATCATCCTAAATCCGGGTGTTATTTTAGGACCAATCCCAAAAAACAAAACCCACATACAAGGAAGCGCAGAACTTTATGCAAAAGTTGCAAACGGTCTTTCTTTTTACACTCTTGGAAGTACCGGATTTATCACCATAACGGATGTCGTAAAAATAGCTTCTACGTTAATGAAGAGTGACATTAAAAACGAACGCTTTACTTTAATTGCCGACAATATTGTCTTTAAGAACATCCTGAATACTATTGCCGATGCTTTAAAAGTAAAAAGACCAACCATTCATGCCACACCTTTATTCATGAATTTCCTTTGGATTGCCGACGGAATTTTTTCGACTCTGTTTTTTCAGAAAAGACGCCTGACAAAAGCAACTGCAAAAGCTTCTTATTCCAGTAATTTATATTCTAATGAAAAAATAAAAACCGCTCTGGGAACGGTTTTTCAGGATGTACATGCGTACATAAAAGATGTTTCGAGACTTTAA